A single Eleginops maclovinus isolate JMC-PN-2008 ecotype Puerto Natales chromosome 5, JC_Emac_rtc_rv5, whole genome shotgun sequence DNA region contains:
- the LOC134864341 gene encoding uncharacterized protein LOC134864341 — protein MELIKAAVTLLLCSLIHNTGSVPVWDGLANYRQGATLNDQQDVMSTLQRNEDPPCELIGEPLNPAPPPPKSVNEPKQEPRPPPPNIFYQHMLPYYVLQYPGRRGSYAYGQHATYPKYIQAGGQLLPHSGYGGSGYLPVSQYRPLPAVPQSNPKGDQRPPPPAQRVQSSSSESSSNSDGD, from the exons ATGGAACTGATAAAAGCAGCTGTGACTCTTCTTCTGTGCTCCCTGATACACAACACAG GATCTGTTCCTGTTTGGGATGGACTCGCCAACTATCGACAAGGAGCTACACTAAATGACCAACAAG ATGTTATGTCTACTCTGCAAAGAAATGAAGACCCTCCATGTGAGTTAATTGGGGAGCCTTTGAACCCAGCACCTCCACCTCCAAAGTCTGTCAATGAACCAAAACAGGAGCCCCGTCCTCCTCCACCTAATATCTTCTACCAGCACATGCTGCCTTATTACGTCCTCCAGTATCCGGGCAGAAGAGGGTCTTATGCGTATGGTCAACATGCCACTTACCCCAAGTATATTCAAGCGGGAGGTCAGCTTCTTCCACACTCAGGTTATGGTGGGTCTGGCTACCTCCCGGTTTCTCAATATCGACCCCTCCCAGCGGTCCCTCAAAGCAATCCAAAAGGAGATCAGAGACCTCCCCCCCCGGCTCAGAGGGTTCAATCTTCATCCAGTGAATCTTCATCCAATAGTGACGGTGACTGA